In Pseudonocardia sp. DSM 110487, the sequence CCTTCGCGGCCTCGGCGACCCTCCCGCGGCGACGACCGCCGTCGAGCGGACATTCTGGATCGCGCTGGCGCTCACCGCCCTCACGGCCGTCCCTGACATGATCATGGTCGCCCCCGCACACCCGATCGTCGCCAGTCCCGGTCGGCGACGGCGTTTCGCCGCCGGAATGTCGGTCCCTCGCGGTACGGTGCGAACCACAACATCTAGTGGCGATGTCACGAGAATCACCTAGATGTGGCATCGGAAAGGAAAATCGGCCCGTTCATGGCGCTTCCCGAACGCACCAGCGACCCAGCCCCGTCGGCACGGCAGCGGATGCCCCGCTACCGCCGAGGTACCACGACCTCGTTCGAGGTCGCCGGCACCGAGTTCTGCGTCATCGCCAATGCTGACGAGCACGGGTCGCTCGGCGAGGTGTTCGCGAGGTTCGGCAAGGAGGGCTCCACGACGGCCGGTCTCATGGACCTGCTGTCGATCGCCATCTCGCTCGGCCTGCAGCACGGTGTCCCGCTGGAGACGTTCGTGACGAAGTTCCGGAACCAGCGCTTCGAGCCGATGGGGATGACGGACGACCCCGAAATCCCCCACGCCACCTCCGTGGGTGACTACCTCGCCCACCGGTTGGCCCGCGACTGGCTGGATGTCGACTCCCGCAAGGAGCTCGACCTCCTCACCCCCGACGAGGAAGCCGAGCTGCCCGCCGACGCCTACGCACCCACCCCGCTGCGCCGCCCGGCACGGGTGACGCGGCCGTAACGCCCTGTCCGCTCTACCTCCAGGCGAACACCGGCTGCTCGAAGTGGGCGACCCGGGTCGCGCGGCCACGTAGCACCACCTCGCGGAACTGGTGGAGCACGGCGGCCGTGGGCGCGTGCACGCTCCGGCCGAGGATCGGAAGCTGGATCACGGGCGCGTCCGACTCGGCGATCGTGACGAACCGCGGCTCCACGTCGATCACGTCGAGCGGCACCCGGTGGACCTCGGACACCTCCACCGGGTTCGGCCGGAGCACCGGCTCGGTGCCCGCCCACAACACCACCGGGGTGATCAGGTATCCGGATCGGGTGGCGTAGTCGTCGAGGAGGCCGAGCTCGGCGTCGGCGTCCAGCACGAGGCCGAGCTCCTCGGCGAGCTCGCGGCGGGCCGCTGCCCCCGGGGCCTCACCCGGGTCGGCGCGGCCGCCCGGCAGCGCCCACTGGCCGGCGTGCCCGCGCAGGGTCGCCGCGCGCCTCGTGAGCAGGAACGCCGCACCGTCCGCGACGACGGTGATCCCGACGGCCGCCTGCTTCAGGTCCGGCCGATCGAGCGGCCTGCGGGCGAAACGGCGCAACGCGGCGTCGGCCTGATCGCGGGTGAGGAGCACACCGGCAGCCTGCCAGCCATCAGCGGGTCGCGCTGACCACCTGCGACGATGGTGTGGGCACGGCAGCAGGCCAGTCCGGATCCGCCTCCGGCCGCCTACCCGGCGCCGCGCGCACCGGGTCGGTGTCCGGGCGGAGCACCGAGCGCACCACCAGCACGCACAGCAACACCACGAACGCGTCCCGGACCACGACGGTGCCGAGGAACCAGTCCGGTGGCAGGCCCTTGTTCGCCGGGGTGAGGTAGTAGTACATCCGCGGGGCCCACACGAGGGCATCCACCGCCATCCACGCCAGCAGCAGCCGCCAGCGGGGGAGCGCGAGCACGGCAAGCGGCACGAGCCACAGGGAGTACTGCGGGCTCCACACCTTGTTGACCAGCAGGAACGTCGCCACCGTGAGGAAGGCGAGCGACGCCACCCTCGGCGGCTGCGGTGCGCGCAGCGCGACCACGCAGATGCCGACGCAGCACAGCACGAAGAGCACGGCCGACACGGCGTTGAGCACAACGGGTTGTTCACCGTCGGCGAGCTTGCCGTCGAAGCCGGCCCAACCGGTGAAGTACTGCACGACGAAGTAGAGCGAGTCGGGGTCGGCAGGACGGGTGCGGTTGAGCCGGAAGAACTCCGCCCATCCCGTGGGGTACAGCAGCGCAACCGGCGCGTTGACGAGCACGAACGCACCCACGGCCGCGCCGATCGTGCGCAGGGCAGTGCCGATCCGGCGTCTGCGTACCGCCACGAGCAGGACGGGAAGGAGCAGCATCAGCGGATAGAACTTGAAGGCGCCCCCGATGCCGAGCAGTACGCCCGCGAGCAGCGGTCTGCGGCGGGCGAAGGCGAGCATCCCCGCCGTGGCGCAGGCGACGGCGAGCGCGTCGAAGTTGGTGAACACGTGCACCGCGACGAGCGGGGAGAGTGCGACGAGCGCAGCGTCCCACGGCCGGTTCGGCCGAAGCGCGCGCACCGCCCACACGACCACGAGCCACGCCAGCGCCAGCCACGCGGCACTGATGTCGAAGTACACGACGACGGGCAGCGCCGTCGGCAGGATCGGGACCACGCCCGCGGCCCACACCCACGCGTCGGCGAGCCGCGCGTTGGCGTACTGGAAGTACCCGGTGAGCACCGGGTACTCCATGTACCGCACCTGCTCGTCGTCGGTGCCCTCCCCGTCGATCCACGGATCGCGGTAGGGAACGGCACCGCGGTCGAGCCCCTCGATCCCCCAGAGCGGGACCGTGTCGGAGTAGCACATCGCGACGTACTGGCGGTTGTTGCGCCAGTCGAGCGCGACGGTGCCGTCATCGGTGGTGTACTGCTGCAGGCACGGTGCCTTGCCCAGCCAGCCCAAGGCCAGCACCGCCACCGCGAGCAGCAGGACCACGCGCAGCGGCGTCCAGAACCGGCTCCGGCCGACCAGGGCGTGCCGGCCGAGCGGCCCGCCGACCACCCGGCTCGCGGCGGTGGCGAGCGGCTCGGTCCACGTGGGGATGACGCGCGCGGGCGGGGCGTCCGGCTCCCGAACCCGCGGACTCACCCGACGGGACCGCTGTCGGAGGTCTCGTTGAGCGCCGAACGGTTCGACTGCCCGCGGTTCGACGACGACCCCGACGTGCCCGTGCCGGAAGTGCCACTGTCCTGCGTGCCTGCGGACGTGGGCTGGTCATTGCTGCCGCTGCCGCTGCCGCTGTCGTCGTCGCCACCGGAGCGGCCCGAACGGGAGTTGTTGTCGCTGGAGGAACCGTTGTCGTCGTCGGACGACCTGTTGGAGTCGCTGTCGCGGTCCTCGTCGCTGTCGCTGTCGGAGTTCTCGTCCTCGTCCTCGTCGTCGGGCGAGGACGATTCATCGGAGACGTCGCTGGTCGGCGGCGTGCCCATCGGCAGGAAGGTGGAGAACGGCTCCGTCGGGTCGTCCTCGGTGGCCGTCTTCATGAACTCGTGCCAGATCTTGCCGGGCAGGCCACTGCCGAAAATCGGCTGCTTCTGGGCGTCGCGGATCGGCTCGCTCTTGTCCGTGCCCACCCAGACAGCCGTTGCCTTGTTCGGGGTGAACCCGACGAACCATGCGTCCCGGTTGTCACGGGCGCTGCCCTCGAGCTGCGCGGTGCCCGTCTTGGCCGCGACCTGCTGGTTGGGAAGGGCGTAACCCTTCTTGGGAGCCACCCCGAGCATCGCCTCGATGACGTTGCGCGCCACCTGCTGCGACATGACCTGCCGCCCGTCGTCGCCGGATCGCTCGTACAGGACCTCGCCGTCGGCCGCCTCGACGCGCGACACGATGTAGGGCTCGTGGTAAATGCCTTCCGCGGCGAACGTGGCGTAGGCGGATGCCATGTCGATCGGGTGCACCTCCTTGTCGCCCAGCGAGACACCGCCGTTCGCGTTCTGCAGGAGGTCGTCCGGGATGCCGGCCTGGTGGGCCGCCTTGACGACGTTGTCGATGCCGGTCTGGATACCCAGCTCGTAGAACCAGGTGTTGATCGACTCGGTCATCGCGTACTCGGCGCCGCACAGGGTGCAGCTGACGCCTTCGACGTTGCGCACCACGCCGGCCCGGCCTGGGAACGCCCGCGGTCCGCTGCCGTCGAGCTGGGTGCCCAGCCCGAAGTTCGGTTCGTTCTCCAGCGCGGCGGCCAGCACGAAGGGCTTGAACGACGACCCGGGCTGGCGGAAGGCCTCGCCCGCGTAGTCGAGGGCCAATCCCTCGGTCCCGCCGTAGTAGCTGATGATCGCCCCGGTCTTCGGGTCGATGGAGACCAGCCCGGAGCGCAGGTTGTCGGGCTGTCTCGCCATCTGCTTCTTCACGGTGTCCACGGCCTCGGCCTGCAGCGGCTGCTGGACCGTGGTGGTGACCGTGACGCCGCGGGTGTTGATGACGTCCGAGGTGATGCCCTTCGCCTCGAGCTCCTTCAGGGCGCGCTCGTAGATGTGGTACCGGTCGTCATCAGGGATGCCGCCACCGGTCTGGTCGGGGATCTCGGGAAGCTGCGGGAACGTCTGCGCTGCCCGCTCGCCGCGGTCGAGCCAGCCCTGCTCGACCATTCCGTCGAGCACGAAGTTCCACCGTTCCTGCGAACGCTCGGGGTTTTTCGCCGGGTCCCAGCGCGACGGGGACTGGATCACCCCGGCGAGCATGGCGCCCTCCGACACCGTGAGCTGACCGACGTCCTTGTTGAAGTACGCCTTCGCCGCCGCCTGGATGCCGTACGCACCCCGGCCGAGGTAGATCGTGTTGAGGTAGTTCTCGAGGATCTCGTCCTTGGTCTTCTCCCGGGAGATCTTGACCGCGAGGACGACCTCCTTGTACTTGCGCCACGCGGAGAAGTCGTCCTCTCCGGTGGAGACCTTGATGTACTGCTGGGTGATGGTCGAACCGCCGCCGACTCCACCGGTCAGCTGGTTGTAGACCGCGCGAGCGATGCCGACGAAGTCGAAGCCGGGATTGGAGTAGAAGGAACGGTCCTCCGCGGACAGCACGGCGTCGCGCACGTGCTTCGGCACCTTGTCGAGTGTGACGGCGACCCGGTTCTCGTTCTCCGGGCGCACGGTGGCGAGGTCCTCGCCGCGCGCGAACTTGAACGTGGCCACCTGCGCGAGCGCCACGTCCTGCGACGACGGCACGGGGAACATGAACCAGCCGACGACGAACGCGACGAACGGTCCGATCAGCAGCAGCCCGAGCACGACGTAGGAGATCCGGCGCACCCGCCGCCACGGCGAGACCTTCTTCCGGCCACGGCCCGCAGCGGAGGGCCGGCGCGGGCGTTCGGCCACCGCGGTGCGGGCACCGTGACCGGACACGACGGCCGTGGGATCACCGTCGTCGTGGGTGAGCAGAGGTACCGCCGAGTTGGTGTCCGGCGTGCGCCTGCCGGACGCGACCGGCGGACCATCGGCGCGGTAGCGCTGCGGGGTGCCACGGGAATCCGGTGGCGGTGCCTGCCGGCGCTGCGGGCCACCCGGCCCGCCGGGGCCGCCATGGCGGGGCGGCGGGCCGCCGTACGGTTGCCGGGGGCGGCCCCTCGGCGCGTCGAACCGGGGGTCGCGCTGATCACTCACCGCTGCTCCGGGGGTTCGGGGGAAGGGTTTGCGGTCACTCGGCGGCGGTCCTGCGTCGGTCGGACCTGCGGCTGTGGGGAGCGTCGCCCGTGCCCATCACGTAGGACAGGACGAGATGATTCCAGCTGCAGGTGCGGCAGACCTCCACCACGTACACGGAGAAGTCGGCGTAGACGTTCGCCAGCTGCTCGATCTCCTCGGGCTTGCGTGCTGATCCCGCGGCGTGCTTGAGCTCGTCGCCGAAGATCCACGAGACCTGGGTGAGTCGTTCCTTGCGGCAGACCGGACACGCGCGATCGGTGGCTTCGCCGTGGAAACGCGCTGCTCGGAGCAGGTACGGGCTCGCATCGCAAACCTCGGCGACACCGACCCGACCGGAGTGGACGTCGGCGAGCAGCGCACGGCGCTGCAACGCGTAGTCGACCACCTGCCGCTGGGTGCGCACCCGGTCAGGGTACGCGGAGAGCGCCGGCGATCGTGGAGAACGCCTCCAACCGGCCCGATCGATCGACGACGGGTCGTCCTGACGCGCTCTCGGGACTGCAGGCAGATGTATCGGCTCGATATACTGGGGCATGCTATCGGCGCGTGCCATCACAGCGCGGCAACGGAGGTGAGGTCGTCGTGCTCGAGCTGGCGATCCTCGGCCTGCTCCAGGAGGCGCCTGTCCACGGCTACGAGCTGCGCAAGCAGCTCGCGCTCCGGCTGGGCAGCTTCCGGCTGTTCTCCTACGGGTCGTTGTACCCGGCGCTGCGCCGACTCACCCGTGCCGGCCTGATCGTCGAGGATCCCGACCAGCCCCCGCCGGAGTCCGGCGCATGGCCGCGGCGGAGCCGGCGTGTGTATCGGATCACTGCCGAGGGCAAGGAGCGCCTCGCCGAGCTGCTGTCCGAGTCCGGACCCCACGCGTGGGACGACGAGGGCTTCGGCGTCCACCTCGCGTTCTTCTCCCGCACGCCGGCCGAGGTGCGGATGCGGATCCTCGAGGGCAGGAGGCGTGCCGTCGAGGAACGCAGGGAGGGGCTCCGCGCGGCCCTCGGCAGGGCCCGCGAGCAGATCGACAACTACACCCAGCAGCTCCACCAGCTCGGCCTCGACGCGTGCGAGCGGGAGGTGCGGTGGCTCAACGAGCTGATCGCCACCGAGCGTGCGGCGCGGGACGGGGTGGAACCCGCAGACCAGGAAGACGAGAGAAGGAGCCGCCATGAGTGAGGTCCGTGTCGCCGTCGTCGGCGTGGGTAACTGCGCGGCGTCGCTGGTGCAGGGCGTGCACTACTACGCGGACGCCGATCCGGCCACGCGCGTCCCCGGCCTGATGCACGTCGACTTCGGCGGCTACCACGTGCGCGACATCACGTTCGTGGCCGCGTTCGACGTCGACGCCAAGAAGGTGGGGCGCGACCTCTCGGAGGCGATCACCGCCAGCGAGAACAACACCATCAAGATCTGCGACGTCCCGCCGCTCGGCGTCCCGGTGCAGCGCGGCCACACGCTCGACGGCCTCGGCCGGTTCTACCGCGAGACGATCGACGAGTCCGACGACGAGCCGGTCGACGTCGCGCGTGTGCTCCGCGATACCCGTGCCGACGTGCTGGTGTCCTACCTGCCGGTCGGCAGCGAGGCGGCCGACCGCTTCTACGCGCAGGCGGCGATCGACGCTGGGGTGGCGTTCGTCAACGCGCTGCCGGTGTTCATCGCCTCCGACCCCGAGTGGGCGGAGAAGTTCCGCGTCGCGGGCGTGCCGATCATCGGTGACGACATCAAGAGCCAGGTCGGCGCCACCATCACCCACCGCGTGCTCGCCCGCCTGTTCGAGGACCGCGGGGTGCAGGTGGACCGCACGATGCAGCTGAACGTCGGCGGGAACATGGACTTCCTGAACATGAAGGAGCTGGAGCGGCTGGAGTCGAAGAAGGTCTCCAAGACCCAGTCGGTCACCTCCCAGGTCGACCGCGAGCTCGGCAAGGACAACGTCCACATCGGGCCGTCGGACTACGTCGCGTGGCTCGACGACCGCAAGTGGGCCTACGTGCGGCTCGAGGGAAGGGCGTTCGGCGACGTGCCGCTGAACCTGGAGTACAAGCTCGAGGTCTGGGACTCGCCCAACTCCGCGGGGATCATCATCGACGCCGTGCGGGCGGCCAAGCTGGCCAAGGACCGGGGCATCGGCGGGCCGGTGCTCTCCGCGGCGAGCTACTTCATGAAGTCCCCTCCCGAGCAGTACAGCGACGACGTCGCCCGCCAGGCGGTGGAGGAGTTCATCCGCGGCGAACGAGAGCGCTGACACCGCTCCGCGTACGTCGGCCCCGGCCGTGGCCCTGTCGCCACGACCGGGGCCGATTCGTTTGCAGACCACCAACCTTTCCGAAAGCACCGGATCCGTTCCATTATGGAAGGGGTTTCACTCGTCTGCTCCAATAACGAACGCATCACGGCACATCTCGTGTCGCAGGTCACCGGGTTGCACAGATCAACTCGTTGATGGAGCAGTACGAGCGTCCGGGACGTGCCCTATTCGGTGCAGTGAGCGGTGAGCAGGTTCACCGGATAGCGCCTGCATAATTGAGATGTTCGTCATGGCTGGGCATCGAAATGCGTTCGTAATGTGCCAGACGGCCCTGCGCCACCGACGCTCAACCAGGGCGGCGGGCGCAGGGTCACCGCCGGACAGGCGGGATGCGGCACGGCCCGGATGCCAAACCAGGGGCCGTGCACGGCGCGTCCCGCCGGCTCCGCGGGCTTCCCCCGGCCCGCTGGGACCCCGTCCGTCGGTGCTACCCCGAGGACCACCGTGCCCAAGCATCTCCCCGCTCTAGCGCTTCGCGTCGCCGTCGTGACCACCACTGCTGCCGCCGCCTCCGTCTTCGCGGTGCTCCCCGCCACCGCCGAGGGCACCCCTGCCGCCCCCGTTGCGCTGGCCGTCACCCCGGTCGTGAAGACCGCGCCCTCCCTCGTAGAGCCCGCCGTCGCGGGCGCGCCGGCCGCCGCGACGCGGGCCGCGGCTGTCGACCTCGCCAAGAGCAAGGTCGGCTCGCCGTACCGGTACGGGGCGACCGGTCCGAACGCCTTCGACTGCTCCGGCCTCGTATCGTGGGCGTTCAAGAAGGCGGGCAAGTCGCTGCCGCGTACCAGCCGGGCACAATCGAAGGTCGGTACGCCGGTCTCGCGCGACGAGCTGCAGCCCGGTGACCTCGTCTTCTTCTACAAGCCGGTCAGCCACGTCGGCATCTACATCGGCGACAACAAGATCGTGCACGCGAGCACCCGCAAGAGCCCGGTCAAGATCTCCGACATGAGCCGGATGAAGTTCAACTCCGCGCGCCGCATCTAGTGGCCCCCGGCCGGACTTCGTGATCATCGTCTGATCACAGGACTCGGGGAGCATCCCGGTACGGCGGAGCAGCCGGCGCATCCCGTGTCGGTCGACGCAGCCGGTCGCGGTGCGTTCCGCGGAACGCACGGGCGGCCCTGCCTCGGCGCCGTACCACTTCAGATCATGGAAGCGAAGATCGCGAATAGCGGTTGTCCATGGCTGCCGGCACAGCCATGAGCAACCGATACTTCGGATCATGGGCGAGGATGCCGCCACCTCTGCTCAGCTCGGCCATGAGGCTCCCGTCGCCGGCGCAGCGCAGCTGTTGCGCAACGCGTCCGGTGCGGGCGCCGGGCCACTCGGACAGGCACGAACCGCACGGTGGTCTCGAGCCCCACCGGGCCTACCCCCAGTGCCGCGCAGCTGCGTACATCGAAGGGGCCAGTCCCGGATCTGTCGGCAGATCGATGCTCGATACCACCTGCGCTCGTACCATCGGCTGGGTGAGCTCCGAGGCCGACCGCAGCCGCCTGCGCATCTCCGACGCCGACCGCGCCGCGACGGCCGAGCGGCTGCGGATCGCGCTCGACGAGGGCCGGCTCGACCTCACCGAGTACGACGACCGGGTGCGCTCGGCGTACGCCGCAACCACCTACGGCGAGCTCGAGCCCATCACGGCCGACCTGCCACCGGTGACCGTGCCGGCGGTGAAGGAACCGGCCGCGCCCGTGGAACGCCAGAAGTGGCTCAACGAGTGGCGCGAGTGGCTCGGCGGCGCGGTCATCATGATCGCCATCTGGGGCACGACGTCGCTGGTGTCCGGGTCGCTGCACGCGTTCTGGCCCGCGATCCCGCTCGGGATCTGGGCCGCCGTCCTCCTCGCAGGTGCGCTCGGCAACAAGGAGAAGGACGCCTGAGGCGCTATCGCGCGGCGTCGGCGGCGATCGCCAGCAGCGAGAGCGCGTCGTGATCCGGCGTGCCCTGCGCTGCTTGGTGGACGATGATCCGCGTGCTGCCGTCGCCCGTGCGGAGCACCTCCCACGTCAGGGAGATCGTCCCCACCGTCGGGTGGTGGAGGACCTTCTGCGCGCCGATCTTGCGACGGACGTCGTGACGCTCCCAGAGCGCTGCGAACTCCGGACTCGCCGCGGACAGTTCCTCGACCAGCGCGGTGACGTCGGGCGCGTCCGGGTCGCTGGCGAGCACGGTCCGCAGGTCGGCCACCGCTCCCGCCGCCGAGGACCGCCAGTCGTCGAACAGCGCCGGGGCGTCCCGGTGCCGGAACATGTAGCGGATCGTGTTCCGGCGGGCAGGCGGCCACTCCGCGAATCCGTGGTAGAGCGCGAGGCCCTCCGCGTTTGCGGCGAGGACGTCGCTCGTGCGGCTCAGCACCAGCGCTGGGCAAGGCCGCAGGTTCTCCAGCAGCAGGCGCATGCTCGCCGTGACCGTCCGGTCCGGCGGGTGGTGCACCGGCCTGCGCCGGGCGACGTGGTCGGCGAGCCCGAACAGGTGGGCCCGCGCCTCGTCGTCGAGCTGCAGCGCGCTGGCCAGCGCTCCGAGCACCGCGCTGCTCGGGTTCGTCTCCTTGCCCTGCTCCAGCCGTATGTAGTAGTCGACGCTCACCCCGGCGAGCGCGGCCAGCTCCTCCCGCCGCAGGCCGGGCGTGCGCCGCAGGCCCACACCGACGGGCAACCCAACATCGTCGGGCCGGATCCGGGCCCGCCGAGCCCGCAGGAAGGCGGCCAGCGCTGTAGAGCTCACGACACCCATCGTCCCAGCCACCCGGCTGCGGTGGGTGGCCCTGACACTGCCACCGGCACGGCAACCAGGAACGACGCACCCTGAACGACCGGCGGCGCCGCGGGCACGGTGGGAGCCATGACGACTTCCGTGCCTGAACGACCCGCAACGGCCCGGGCCACCGGTCCGCGGCGCTGGAAGATGTGGGTGCTTCTGACCTGCACGATCTACCCGCTGATCCTCGTCATCGTCACTGTGACGGATCCGTTCGTCCACGCGCTCCCCGCCCCACTGCGCTTCCTCGCCGTCGTACCGCTCATGACCGCATCGGTGGTGTGGGCCGTGCTGCCGCAGATCCAGCGCTGGTTCGGCCGCTGGCTGACGCGGTGAAGCATCGCTGATTGGCAAGAACTGGCCTGGTGCAGGGCACTGCGATCCCCGTACGGTCGCACGCATGCTCGGGGGGATCGGCGGGCGCCTGCGCACGGCCGCTGTCGCGCTCATGCTCACATTCGGTGTCACGGCAGGGGCGGCGGGCTGCGGACTTCTCGGTGGGTCCGAGCCGGAGCCGGCCGCGGAGGGCGCGCCGCCACGGCTCACGGTTTCCATCATGCCCACCACCGACCTGGCCCCGTTCCACCTCGCCGTGCAGAACGGGTACTTCGACGCCGAGGGTGTGCGGGTGGAATCCGTGCCGGCGCCGAGCGGGCAGGCCTCGCTCGCAAAGCTCATCGGCGGTGAGGTGGACATCGCCTACAGCAGCTACACCCCGTTCTTCGTGGCGCAGAGCCAGGGAGCCGCGGACCTGAAGTTCGTGGCGGACGCCTCTTCTGCCGCCCCGAACACGACGATGATCGTGGCCTTGCCCGGCTCCGGGGTGCGATCGGTCGCCGATCTCGCGGGCAAGCGCATCGCCGTCACCGCGACCAACACGATCTCCGACACGCTCGTGAAGGCGGTGATGCGGGAGGCCGGCGTCGACTTCTCGGGCGTGCAGTGGATCAGCGTCCCCTTCCCGGAGACGGCCCCCGC encodes:
- a CDS encoding CoA pyrophosphatase encodes the protein MLLTRDQADAALRRFARRPLDRPDLKQAAVGITVVADGAAFLLTRRAATLRGHAGQWALPGGRADPGEAPGAAARRELAEELGLVLDADAELGLLDDYATRSGYLITPVVLWAGTEPVLRPNPVEVSEVHRVPLDVIDVEPRFVTIAESDAPVIQLPILGRSVHAPTAAVLHQFREVVLRGRATRVAHFEQPVFAWR
- a CDS encoding glycosyltransferase family 87 protein; the protein is MSPRVREPDAPPARVIPTWTEPLATAASRVVGGPLGRHALVGRSRFWTPLRVVLLLAVAVLALGWLGKAPCLQQYTTDDGTVALDWRNNRQYVAMCYSDTVPLWGIEGLDRGAVPYRDPWIDGEGTDDEQVRYMEYPVLTGYFQYANARLADAWVWAAGVVPILPTALPVVVYFDISAAWLALAWLVVVWAVRALRPNRPWDAALVALSPLVAVHVFTNFDALAVACATAGMLAFARRRPLLAGVLLGIGGAFKFYPLMLLLPVLLVAVRRRRIGTALRTIGAAVGAFVLVNAPVALLYPTGWAEFFRLNRTRPADPDSLYFVVQYFTGWAGFDGKLADGEQPVVLNAVSAVLFVLCCVGICVVALRAPQPPRVASLAFLTVATFLLVNKVWSPQYSLWLVPLAVLALPRWRLLLAWMAVDALVWAPRMYYYLTPANKGLPPDWFLGTVVVRDAFVVLLCVLVVRSVLRPDTDPVRAAPGRRPEADPDWPAAVPTPSSQVVSATR
- a CDS encoding transglycosylase domain-containing protein — protein: MSDQRDPRFDAPRGRPRQPYGGPPPRHGGPGGPGGPQRRQAPPPDSRGTPQRYRADGPPVASGRRTPDTNSAVPLLTHDDGDPTAVVSGHGARTAVAERPRRPSAAGRGRKKVSPWRRVRRISYVVLGLLLIGPFVAFVVGWFMFPVPSSQDVALAQVATFKFARGEDLATVRPENENRVAVTLDKVPKHVRDAVLSAEDRSFYSNPGFDFVGIARAVYNQLTGGVGGGSTITQQYIKVSTGEDDFSAWRKYKEVVLAVKISREKTKDEILENYLNTIYLGRGAYGIQAAAKAYFNKDVGQLTVSEGAMLAGVIQSPSRWDPAKNPERSQERWNFVLDGMVEQGWLDRGERAAQTFPQLPEIPDQTGGGIPDDDRYHIYERALKELEAKGITSDVINTRGVTVTTTVQQPLQAEAVDTVKKQMARQPDNLRSGLVSIDPKTGAIISYYGGTEGLALDYAGEAFRQPGSSFKPFVLAAALENEPNFGLGTQLDGSGPRAFPGRAGVVRNVEGVSCTLCGAEYAMTESINTWFYELGIQTGIDNVVKAAHQAGIPDDLLQNANGGVSLGDKEVHPIDMASAYATFAAEGIYHEPYIVSRVEAADGEVLYERSGDDGRQVMSQQVARNVIEAMLGVAPKKGYALPNQQVAAKTGTAQLEGSARDNRDAWFVGFTPNKATAVWVGTDKSEPIRDAQKQPIFGSGLPGKIWHEFMKTATEDDPTEPFSTFLPMGTPPTSDVSDESSSPDDEDEDENSDSDSDEDRDSDSNRSSDDDNGSSSDNNSRSGRSGGDDDSGSGSGSNDQPTSAGTQDSGTSGTGTSGSSSNRGQSNRSALNETSDSGPVG
- a CDS encoding DUF5318 domain-containing protein, with the protein product MRTQRQVVDYALQRRALLADVHSGRVGVAEVCDASPYLLRAARFHGEATDRACPVCRKERLTQVSWIFGDELKHAAGSARKPEEIEQLANVYADFSVYVVEVCRTCSWNHLVLSYVMGTGDAPHSRRSDRRRTAAE
- a CDS encoding PadR family transcriptional regulator, translating into MLELAILGLLQEAPVHGYELRKQLALRLGSFRLFSYGSLYPALRRLTRAGLIVEDPDQPPPESGAWPRRSRRVYRITAEGKERLAELLSESGPHAWDDEGFGVHLAFFSRTPAEVRMRILEGRRRAVEERREGLRAALGRAREQIDNYTQQLHQLGLDACEREVRWLNELIATERAARDGVEPADQEDERRSRHE
- a CDS encoding inositol-3-phosphate synthase gives rise to the protein MSEVRVAVVGVGNCAASLVQGVHYYADADPATRVPGLMHVDFGGYHVRDITFVAAFDVDAKKVGRDLSEAITASENNTIKICDVPPLGVPVQRGHTLDGLGRFYRETIDESDDEPVDVARVLRDTRADVLVSYLPVGSEAADRFYAQAAIDAGVAFVNALPVFIASDPEWAEKFRVAGVPIIGDDIKSQVGATITHRVLARLFEDRGVQVDRTMQLNVGGNMDFLNMKELERLESKKVSKTQSVTSQVDRELGKDNVHIGPSDYVAWLDDRKWAYVRLEGRAFGDVPLNLEYKLEVWDSPNSAGIIIDAVRAAKLAKDRGIGGPVLSAASYFMKSPPEQYSDDVARQAVEEFIRGERER
- a CDS encoding C40 family peptidase — translated: MTTTAAAASVFAVLPATAEGTPAAPVALAVTPVVKTAPSLVEPAVAGAPAAATRAAAVDLAKSKVGSPYRYGATGPNAFDCSGLVSWAFKKAGKSLPRTSRAQSKVGTPVSRDELQPGDLVFFYKPVSHVGIYIGDNKIVHASTRKSPVKISDMSRMKFNSARRI
- a CDS encoding DUF1707 domain-containing protein, with product MSSEADRSRLRISDADRAATAERLRIALDEGRLDLTEYDDRVRSAYAATTYGELEPITADLPPVTVPAVKEPAAPVERQKWLNEWREWLGGAVIMIAIWGTTSLVSGSLHAFWPAIPLGIWAAVLLAGALGNKEKDA
- a CDS encoding helix-turn-helix domain-containing protein, giving the protein MSSTALAAFLRARRARIRPDDVGLPVGVGLRRTPGLRREELAALAGVSVDYYIRLEQGKETNPSSAVLGALASALQLDDEARAHLFGLADHVARRRPVHHPPDRTVTASMRLLLENLRPCPALVLSRTSDVLAANAEGLALYHGFAEWPPARRNTIRYMFRHRDAPALFDDWRSSAAGAVADLRTVLASDPDAPDVTALVEELSAASPEFAALWERHDVRRKIGAQKVLHHPTVGTISLTWEVLRTGDGSTRIIVHQAAQGTPDHDALSLLAIAADAAR
- a CDS encoding ABC transporter substrate-binding protein, coding for MLGGIGGRLRTAAVALMLTFGVTAGAAGCGLLGGSEPEPAAEGAPPRLTVSIMPTTDLAPFHLAVQNGYFDAEGVRVESVPAPSGQASLAKLIGGEVDIAYSSYTPFFVAQSQGAADLKFVADASSAAPNTTMIVALPGSGVRSVADLAGKRIAVTATNTISDTLVKAVMREAGVDFSGVQWISVPFPETAPALARGDVDAAFLTEPFITLAARSVGAAPIVDTATGPTAELPTAGYAALAGFADENRDAIAAFQRAMAKATDEAADRAKVEPLLVANSGIDAETASATALLTFRSALDARELQRVPDLLLEFGVLRERVDASAMISPTA